The Salinispora tropica CNB-440 genome has a window encoding:
- a CDS encoding acyl-CoA dehydrogenase family protein, which translates to MDLRDTEEQAAFRTELRAWLAVQVPRFAVDGSEAPQGWTKALHTAGYTGLTWPTRYGGRGLSPTYQGIYAEESALAEAPDHSNVIGLGMVGPTIVEHGTPQQQIRFLEPILSGEMVFCQGFSEPDAGSDLAAVRTRAVATAGGWQVTGEKVWSSYAHQADWCLLLARTQPGSERHQGLTCLLVDMRSPGVQVLPLRQNTGDSDFNQIVLTDAFVPADCVLGPVGGGWRIAMTTLAHERGTFGITLTARLSVEFGRLVRTVRELGLTDDPAVRAEIADLHVHLQGLRWTGYRAMSMLNRTGRPGPESSILKLHWSVTNQRLAAFALRLLGPAGILDSPDSPAAGHWQHLRLRSRANSIEGGTSEILRGIIAERVLGLPRTR; encoded by the coding sequence ATGGACCTGCGTGACACCGAAGAGCAGGCCGCCTTCCGCACCGAGCTACGGGCCTGGCTCGCCGTCCAGGTGCCCCGATTCGCCGTGGACGGCTCCGAAGCGCCGCAGGGCTGGACGAAGGCGCTGCACACCGCCGGCTACACCGGACTGACCTGGCCCACGCGTTACGGCGGACGCGGCCTGTCCCCCACCTACCAGGGCATCTACGCCGAGGAGAGTGCCCTCGCCGAGGCGCCGGACCACAGCAACGTCATCGGCCTCGGGATGGTCGGACCGACCATCGTCGAGCACGGCACGCCGCAGCAGCAGATCCGTTTCCTGGAACCCATCCTCTCCGGCGAGATGGTCTTCTGCCAAGGATTCTCCGAGCCCGACGCCGGCTCCGACCTCGCCGCCGTTCGCACCCGGGCGGTGGCCACCGCCGGCGGCTGGCAGGTCACCGGCGAGAAGGTCTGGTCGTCGTACGCCCACCAGGCCGACTGGTGTCTGCTGCTGGCCCGTACCCAACCGGGCTCCGAACGGCACCAGGGGCTGACCTGCCTGCTGGTCGACATGCGCTCGCCCGGCGTCCAGGTACTACCGCTGCGGCAGAACACCGGCGACAGCGACTTCAACCAGATCGTACTCACCGACGCGTTCGTGCCGGCCGACTGCGTCCTCGGCCCGGTCGGCGGGGGCTGGCGAATCGCGATGACCACACTCGCACACGAACGGGGCACGTTCGGCATCACGCTGACCGCCCGACTCAGCGTCGAGTTCGGCCGGCTGGTGCGGACCGTACGCGAACTCGGGCTCACCGACGATCCGGCGGTCCGTGCCGAGATCGCCGACCTGCACGTGCACCTTCAGGGACTGCGCTGGACCGGCTACCGGGCGATGAGCATGCTGAACCGCACCGGGAGGCCCGGGCCGGAGAGTTCGATTCTCAAACTGCACTGGTCGGTGACCAACCAGCGGCTGGCGGCGTTCGCGCTGCGGCTGCTGGGCCCGGCCGGCATCCTGGACAGCCCGGACAGCCCCGCCGCCGGCCACTGGCAGCACCTGCGGCTGCGCAGTCGGGCCAACTCCATCGAGGGCGGCACGTCGGAAATCCTGCGCGGCATCATCGCCGAGCGTGTCCTCGGCCTTCCCCGAACCCGGTGA
- a CDS encoding acyl-CoA dehydrogenase family protein, which yields MDFALTDEQRDLQIAAARYLADRYPPDRIAALADAAVGDPDAWPELRRQGWCDPELGMVEKGLLAQENGYALHPTAWWSTVGLAQPVYRAAGAAMPPGPLTLAWQDEAGTDGGCRAAPAHGGGWRLAGTRCLVTDVAEVSGVLVAADTPDGLALFAVTMPAEGMTVTPQPTLDRLRRTARLRFADTPAEPLVTADTGRQVLAAARRHGGTLLACEAVGVARRALDLARRHAEQRVQFGRPIGAYQAVAHQLADSYVAVELATSLSLRAAWLVGAADRGDADEAEVGPAYAEAVVAAREAAVRACEAALQVTGGLGATWEYPLHWWYRRALWLDCFDLPTAAHLATLASQVLAAPA from the coding sequence ATGGACTTCGCCCTCACCGACGAGCAGCGTGACCTGCAGATTGCTGCCGCGCGCTACCTCGCGGACCGGTACCCACCGGACCGGATCGCGGCGCTCGCCGACGCCGCCGTCGGGGATCCCGACGCCTGGCCGGAGCTGCGCCGGCAGGGCTGGTGCGACCCCGAGTTGGGCATGGTGGAGAAGGGGCTGTTGGCCCAGGAAAACGGCTACGCCCTGCACCCGACCGCGTGGTGGAGCACGGTGGGGCTGGCCCAACCCGTGTACCGCGCGGCCGGCGCCGCCATGCCACCCGGACCGCTCACTCTGGCCTGGCAGGACGAGGCCGGGACCGACGGCGGGTGCCGGGCGGCTCCCGCCCACGGCGGCGGTTGGCGACTGGCCGGCACCCGGTGTCTGGTCACCGACGTGGCCGAGGTGTCCGGTGTGCTGGTCGCCGCGGACACCCCCGACGGCCTCGCACTGTTCGCGGTAACGATGCCCGCCGAGGGCATGACCGTCACACCGCAGCCCACCCTCGACCGGCTGCGCCGCACCGCTCGGCTGCGATTCGCCGACACACCGGCCGAGCCGTTGGTGACCGCGGACACCGGGCGCCAGGTGCTGGCCGCCGCCCGCCGACACGGCGGCACCCTGCTGGCCTGCGAGGCGGTCGGGGTGGCCCGGCGGGCCCTGGACCTGGCCCGACGCCACGCCGAGCAGCGGGTGCAGTTCGGTCGCCCGATCGGTGCGTACCAGGCGGTGGCGCACCAACTCGCCGACAGCTACGTCGCGGTCGAGCTGGCCACCTCGTTGTCGCTGCGAGCTGCCTGGTTGGTCGGTGCCGCCGACCGCGGTGACGCCGACGAGGCGGAGGTGGGCCCGGCGTACGCCGAAGCCGTGGTCGCGGCCCGCGAGGCGGCGGTGCGGGCCTGCGAGGCCGCCCTCCAGGTCACCGGAGGGCTCGGCGCCACCTGGGAGTATCCGCTGCACTGGTGGTACCGCCGCGCGCTCTGGCTGGACTGCTTCGACCTTCCCACCGCCGCGCACCTCGCCACGCTCGCCAGTCAGGTGCTGGCCGCACCCGCCTGA
- a CDS encoding methyltransferase, whose translation MLTRRRPRIDVPAILRLMEVGDYLLPYTIRAVCLLRVADHLTQGPRPVAELARDVGADEPALTKALRYLATRDLFAEVAPGEFGLTPMADLLRADHPYSARDIFLSPVACTRAMEGLDHTLRTGEGAFDAVHGIGMWEHFRGNPTDGAAFDKVMSGVTGMELQAILRATNWSRFGTVVDVGGGNGRFLGDLLARYPTMRGVLFDLPTVVANAPTTLAGAGVADRVRIVPGSFLSDDIPPGGDAYVLKRILYSWHDDVATDVLRRIRAAMADDGRVFILEAGRPSEEETSPLARRMDMLMLTLSAGGARGLDEQRALLAGAGLELVSATPTVMFPVIEARPV comes from the coding sequence ATGCTGACGAGACGACGCCCCAGGATCGACGTACCGGCCATCCTGCGGCTCATGGAGGTCGGCGACTACCTGCTGCCGTACACGATCCGGGCGGTCTGCCTGCTGAGGGTGGCCGACCACCTGACGCAGGGGCCGCGCCCGGTCGCCGAGCTGGCCCGGGACGTCGGGGCGGACGAGCCCGCGCTGACCAAGGCGCTGCGCTACCTGGCCACCCGCGACCTGTTCGCCGAGGTGGCTCCGGGGGAGTTCGGCTTGACCCCGATGGCCGACCTGCTGCGGGCTGACCACCCGTACTCCGCCCGGGACATCTTCCTCTCCCCCGTGGCGTGCACCCGGGCCATGGAGGGTCTCGACCACACGCTGCGCACCGGCGAGGGCGCGTTCGACGCCGTGCACGGCATCGGGATGTGGGAGCACTTCCGCGGCAACCCGACCGACGGCGCGGCCTTCGACAAGGTGATGAGTGGGGTCACCGGGATGGAACTACAGGCCATCCTGCGCGCCACGAACTGGTCGCGGTTCGGCACGGTCGTGGACGTCGGTGGTGGGAACGGCCGCTTCCTCGGCGACCTACTGGCCCGCTACCCGACGATGCGCGGGGTCCTGTTCGACCTGCCCACGGTGGTCGCGAACGCGCCCACGACGCTCGCCGGGGCCGGGGTGGCCGACCGCGTCCGGATCGTTCCCGGCAGCTTCCTCAGCGACGACATTCCGCCGGGCGGCGACGCGTACGTGCTCAAGCGGATCCTCTACAGCTGGCACGACGACGTCGCCACCGACGTACTCAGGCGCATCCGGGCCGCCATGGCCGACGACGGTCGGGTGTTCATCCTCGAAGCCGGCCGACCGTCCGAGGAGGAGACCAGCCCGTTGGCCCGCCGGATGGACATGCTGATGTTGACCCTGAGCGCCGGCGGCGCGCGCGGCCTCGACGAGCAGCGGGCCCTGCTGGCCGGTGCCGGTCTGGAGCTGGTCAGCGCCACGCCCACGGTGATGTTCCCGGTAATCGAGGCCCGTCCGGTATGA
- a CDS encoding AMP-binding protein, with product MTHLLSWLAEPRSDRGIRFARPDGGWDRWSYDELAGLAHEYAAGLIARGVRPGDVVTVVLPSGPAFVGALFGTLLAGATAAPLAPAATFGDPNRYAEHITSALAAARPRLVVVDAAAGTAVTPLARRAGVPTVEPEDVRAEPLGAHRPAPARLALVQFTSGTTGTVHGVRVPYPALEDNIGAIRRWLEMTPEDATASWLPVHHDMGLVGCLLAPVVTGADLWLLSPADFVRQPTRYLACFGRHGARLSAMPGFGLAHVLRRVRPEQLAGMDFHHWRAVIVGAERVLPDVLDRFAALLAPQGLRRTALLPAYGLAEATLAVTGVPLRTGWRQSTGPEGVPVVGCGVPLAGSRVTIVDDDGQRTDDGVPGEIVVDGTGVADGYVEADGIRATAFAGGTLRTGDAGFVRGGELFVLGRMGDSLKIRGRAVFAEDLDAVLCGALAVPPSRLATVLGLRAGTPTAVVYLEHPRQEWLPRIPALLRPLVDDATVVTVPVPAGGVPRTTSGKPKRRLLWHRHSADAPVPPRREWTSAGVRPRQ from the coding sequence ATGACCCACCTACTGTCCTGGCTAGCAGAGCCGAGGTCCGATCGGGGCATCCGGTTCGCCCGCCCGGACGGCGGCTGGGACCGGTGGTCGTACGACGAGTTGGCCGGGCTGGCCCACGAGTACGCCGCCGGCCTCATCGCCCGCGGGGTTCGCCCGGGCGACGTGGTCACGGTGGTGCTGCCGAGCGGACCGGCGTTCGTCGGCGCCCTGTTCGGAACGCTGCTGGCCGGAGCGACGGCGGCACCGCTGGCACCGGCCGCTACCTTCGGCGACCCAAACCGGTACGCCGAACACATCACCTCCGCGCTGGCCGCGGCACGTCCCCGGCTGGTCGTGGTTGACGCCGCGGCCGGTACGGCGGTGACGCCGCTGGCCCGCCGGGCGGGGGTGCCCACAGTTGAGCCGGAGGATGTTCGCGCCGAGCCGCTGGGAGCGCACCGGCCCGCACCGGCCCGGTTGGCGCTGGTGCAGTTCACCTCTGGGACCACCGGCACCGTCCACGGTGTGCGGGTTCCGTATCCGGCGTTGGAGGACAACATCGGAGCGATCCGGCGCTGGTTGGAGATGACCCCGGAGGATGCCACCGCCTCCTGGCTTCCGGTGCACCACGACATGGGACTGGTCGGCTGTCTGCTGGCGCCGGTCGTCACGGGCGCCGACCTGTGGCTGCTGTCGCCGGCGGACTTCGTCCGGCAGCCCACCCGGTACCTGGCGTGCTTCGGCCGGCACGGCGCCCGGTTGTCCGCGATGCCGGGCTTCGGGCTGGCCCACGTGCTCCGCCGGGTACGCCCCGAGCAGCTGGCCGGGATGGACTTCCACCACTGGCGGGCGGTGATCGTCGGCGCCGAGCGGGTCCTGCCCGACGTACTGGACCGGTTCGCCGCGTTGCTCGCCCCGCAGGGTCTACGGCGGACCGCGCTCCTGCCGGCGTACGGCTTGGCCGAGGCGACGCTGGCGGTAACCGGGGTGCCGCTACGCACCGGCTGGCGCCAGTCGACAGGTCCGGAGGGGGTGCCGGTGGTCGGGTGTGGTGTGCCGTTGGCGGGTTCCCGGGTGACAATCGTCGACGACGACGGGCAGCGGACCGACGACGGTGTACCGGGTGAGATCGTGGTCGACGGAACAGGAGTCGCCGACGGCTACGTGGAGGCCGACGGAATCCGGGCGACGGCCTTCGCCGGCGGCACGCTTCGCACCGGCGACGCCGGCTTCGTTCGGGGCGGGGAACTATTCGTCCTGGGTCGGATGGGTGACAGCCTGAAGATCCGCGGTCGTGCTGTCTTCGCCGAGGACCTGGACGCCGTGCTCTGCGGGGCGCTCGCGGTGCCGCCCAGCCGGCTGGCCACCGTACTCGGGCTGCGAGCCGGTACGCCCACCGCGGTGGTGTATCTGGAACATCCGCGGCAGGAGTGGCTGCCCCGGATCCCCGCGCTGCTGCGCCCGCTGGTCGACGACGCGACGGTGGTCACGGTGCCGGTGCCCGCCGGTGGGGTGCCCCGAACCACCAGTGGCAAGCCGAAGCGCCGCCTGCTGTGGCACCGCCACAGCGCCGACGCACCGGTTCCACCGCGGCGGGAGTGGACGTCGGCCGGGGTCAGGCCCCGCCAGTAG
- a CDS encoding thioesterase II family protein: MGAVDVTARRWLRCYRPRPTARIRLVCFPHATGSAPFYRAWPVELPDDIELLAVQYPGRLDRIAEPPVVSMGVLADLVAAVLAPRRDLPLALFGHSMGAAVAYEVAHRLERRLELPLAHLFVSGRPAPCYHRPGSKHLGPDDVLWAELRRLGGTDREALNNPQLRSALMPTLRADYQLIESYRPSEGVLRTPISALAGDADPEAPVNEVAAWADYTESAFDLTVFDGNHFYLVPQRGKVLAGISRSLRHP; the protein is encoded by the coding sequence ATGGGCGCGGTCGACGTGACCGCCCGGCGGTGGCTGCGTTGCTACCGGCCGCGTCCAACGGCGCGGATTCGGTTGGTCTGCTTCCCGCACGCGACCGGCAGCGCGCCGTTCTACCGTGCCTGGCCGGTGGAGCTTCCGGACGACATCGAGCTGCTCGCGGTGCAGTACCCGGGTCGGCTCGACCGGATCGCCGAGCCTCCGGTGGTGTCCATGGGCGTCCTGGCCGACCTGGTCGCCGCGGTGCTCGCCCCCCGCCGTGACCTGCCGCTTGCCCTGTTCGGCCACAGCATGGGCGCCGCGGTGGCCTACGAGGTCGCCCACCGGCTAGAGCGGCGGCTGGAGTTGCCCCTGGCGCACCTGTTCGTCTCCGGCCGTCCCGCACCGTGCTACCACCGGCCGGGCAGCAAGCACCTCGGCCCGGACGACGTTCTCTGGGCGGAGCTGCGCCGGCTCGGCGGCACCGATCGGGAGGCCCTGAACAACCCGCAGCTGCGGTCGGCGCTGATGCCGACGCTACGGGCGGACTACCAGCTGATCGAGAGCTACCGTCCCTCCGAGGGAGTACTGCGGACGCCGATCTCCGCCCTGGCCGGCGACGCCGATCCCGAGGCTCCGGTCAACGAGGTGGCGGCCTGGGCGGACTACACCGAGAGCGCCTTCGACCTCACCGTCTTCGACGGCAACCATTTCTATCTGGTGCCGCAGCGTGGCAAGGTGCTGGCCGGCATCAGCCGCAGCCTCCGCCATCCCTGA
- a CDS encoding Gfo/Idh/MocA family oxidoreductase, whose product MNRPTRVVVCGTRFGQVYLESFRQADPGFQLAGVLAGGSTRSRICAEHYGVPLYTGVDQLPDDIDIACVVIRGGLLGGRGSELAMELMARGIHVLQEHPLHHDELARCLRQARKHAVVYQLNPFYRHITPVRRFLGAARELLRRQPARYIDAACGFQLAYSLLDLLGQALGGVRPWRFTDLPPLPAAVTGATGLDLPFRSLDGVLAGVPITLRVQNQMDPADPDNYAHLMHRVTIGTEAGNLSLVGTHGPTVWTARPDFPREVAGIGADPHFAGMRDTSTPSATVFGPTEVPHYDTVFGTTWPEGVRRALRVLRDTVECGEDPLRQGQYHLTLCQLWQELTVILGPPDLLTADAPRMLGVDDLKALAAAGDAAVS is encoded by the coding sequence ATGAACCGCCCCACCCGTGTGGTCGTCTGCGGCACGCGGTTTGGTCAGGTCTATCTGGAATCGTTCCGTCAGGCCGATCCGGGTTTCCAGCTCGCTGGTGTCCTCGCCGGCGGCAGCACCCGGTCTCGGATCTGCGCCGAGCACTACGGGGTGCCGCTGTACACCGGCGTCGACCAGCTGCCGGACGACATCGACATCGCCTGCGTGGTGATCCGTGGAGGGCTGCTCGGCGGGCGGGGCTCCGAGCTGGCGATGGAGCTGATGGCCCGGGGCATCCACGTGCTCCAGGAGCACCCGCTGCACCACGACGAGTTGGCCCGCTGCCTCCGGCAGGCCCGCAAGCACGCGGTGGTCTACCAACTCAACCCGTTCTACCGGCACATCACGCCGGTACGCCGGTTCCTCGGCGCGGCCCGCGAACTGCTACGCCGACAGCCGGCCCGCTACATCGACGCGGCCTGCGGCTTTCAGCTGGCGTACTCCCTGCTGGACCTGCTTGGCCAGGCCCTCGGTGGGGTGCGGCCCTGGCGGTTCACCGATCTGCCCCCGCTACCGGCGGCGGTGACCGGCGCGACCGGTCTGGACCTGCCGTTCCGTAGCCTCGACGGGGTGCTGGCCGGTGTGCCGATCACTCTCCGGGTGCAGAACCAGATGGATCCGGCCGACCCGGACAACTACGCGCACCTCATGCACCGGGTCACCATCGGCACCGAAGCCGGCAATCTGTCCCTGGTCGGCACCCACGGTCCGACGGTGTGGACGGCCCGTCCCGACTTCCCGCGGGAAGTCGCGGGGATCGGCGCCGACCCGCATTTCGCCGGGATGCGCGACACCAGCACCCCCAGCGCGACCGTGTTCGGCCCGACCGAGGTGCCGCACTACGACACTGTCTTCGGCACCACCTGGCCGGAGGGCGTACGACGGGCACTGCGGGTGCTACGGGACACCGTCGAGTGCGGTGAGGACCCGCTGCGGCAGGGCCAGTACCACCTCACCCTCTGCCAGCTCTGGCAGGAGCTGACGGTGATCCTGGGCCCACCTGACTTGCTGACGGCGGACGCGCCCCGGATGCTCGGCGTCGATGACCTGAAGGCGCTCGCGGCCGCCGGCGACGCGGCGGTGAGTTGA